One Antarctobacter heliothermus DNA segment encodes these proteins:
- a CDS encoding OmpA family protein: protein MTAKALVEAIAALVIFLTLAGLGLFQVPREDATIEAGLQAQATALLADLPNPPTLTVKGREITVAGRVQSHAVRRQIESDLRAIDGVKEVNARLQVLPEVEEFAFSMRKGTDGVVLAGHVRRADTIAFLTELAGGPIPEVTLASGGAFDVWDGAVLTLAQAVAQLDEADIVLKGDAVQIRGVALWPADLAAIRRKLAELPPDIAVTSDLIARDDGRPFFLIAEKQPGLGVSLRGKLPLALSARDLSEVFTRGVQAETLSVGPVDPGYPALAASMLAAARVLDVADEGIVTVTPGTLILSALRGGDDVDQALDALRADLPSETLLAVSRLPLTDPEPFWLALERRAGKVTAQGVVPVDLAQQTLDAAFEGADVSGLRHALYPDITGWSDGLDAVSTVFDEIVEGRLLFEEGAVTLDALLPDPVSAGRVDALLTALPQGQDYRRTVELVDDGLILDATLTYTPQTGARIEGTLPGNLTAQDVPTLLGLPAVAGSAGSDKDMPLPRAKTVLLALERWLGEVEDLTMTLRPEGITLDAVLSPGVDMAQIDAAIRAILDPQDSLRLRRMAVFPEAGTERTNAALGLAQVFAAGHWLPKLDFTPSIAECARQSLLAERADPIHFLSGSARLDARSVRGVNALAAVARVCVLDGGLEVQVEGHTDSDGEVAANRAISRQRAVVVAVEIAKRGVRPGAMNVVGFGSARPVADNDSDAGRARNRHVSLFWRAPGQAVQ from the coding sequence ATGACCGCCAAGGCGCTCGTCGAGGCGATTGCCGCGCTGGTGATCTTTCTGACACTGGCGGGGCTTGGCCTGTTTCAGGTGCCTCGCGAAGACGCAACGATAGAGGCGGGCCTGCAGGCGCAGGCCACGGCCTTGCTGGCGGACCTGCCCAATCCGCCGACCCTGACCGTCAAGGGCCGCGAGATCACCGTTGCGGGCCGCGTCCAAAGCCACGCGGTCCGGCGCCAGATCGAAAGCGATTTGCGCGCCATCGACGGGGTCAAAGAGGTGAACGCGCGCCTTCAGGTGCTGCCAGAGGTCGAAGAATTCGCCTTTTCGATGCGCAAGGGGACCGACGGCGTGGTACTGGCGGGTCATGTACGCCGTGCCGATACCATCGCATTTTTGACCGAACTGGCCGGCGGGCCGATCCCTGAGGTCACTCTGGCCAGCGGAGGGGCCTTTGACGTCTGGGACGGGGCTGTGCTGACACTGGCACAGGCGGTTGCCCAATTGGATGAGGCCGACATCGTGCTGAAGGGCGACGCGGTGCAAATCCGCGGCGTGGCGTTGTGGCCTGCGGATCTGGCCGCAATCAGACGCAAACTTGCAGAACTGCCCCCGGACATCGCCGTAACATCGGATCTGATTGCGCGCGATGACGGTCGGCCCTTTTTCCTGATCGCGGAAAAGCAACCGGGCCTTGGGGTTAGCCTGCGTGGCAAGCTGCCGCTCGCCCTATCGGCCCGTGACCTGTCAGAGGTGTTCACGCGGGGCGTCCAAGCCGAAACCCTGTCGGTCGGTCCGGTCGATCCGGGGTATCCCGCGCTTGCCGCAAGTATGTTGGCCGCCGCGCGTGTTCTGGATGTTGCGGATGAGGGGATCGTCACCGTCACCCCCGGCACTCTGATCCTGTCGGCCTTGCGCGGCGGCGACGACGTGGATCAGGCGCTGGACGCCCTGCGGGCCGATCTGCCAAGCGAAACGCTGCTTGCGGTGTCGCGGCTTCCTCTGACCGATCCGGAACCTTTTTGGCTGGCGCTTGAACGGCGTGCTGGCAAGGTCACGGCCCAAGGCGTTGTGCCGGTCGATCTGGCGCAACAGACCCTCGATGCGGCGTTTGAGGGGGCGGATGTCTCGGGGCTGCGACACGCGCTTTACCCGGATATCACGGGCTGGTCGGACGGATTGGACGCTGTCAGCACCGTCTTTGACGAGATCGTCGAAGGGCGGCTGCTGTTCGAAGAGGGGGCCGTCACATTGGACGCGCTGTTGCCCGATCCGGTCAGTGCCGGTCGGGTCGATGCTCTTTTGACGGCGCTCCCTCAGGGGCAGGACTATCGGCGCACGGTCGAATTGGTCGATGACGGGCTGATTCTGGACGCGACCCTTACCTACACGCCGCAAACTGGCGCACGGATTGAGGGCACCTTGCCGGGAAATCTGACGGCGCAGGACGTGCCGACACTGTTGGGCCTGCCCGCCGTCGCGGGCAGTGCGGGCAGCGATAAGGATATGCCGTTGCCACGCGCAAAGACGGTTCTGCTGGCCCTCGAACGCTGGTTGGGAGAGGTCGAGGATCTGACCATGACCCTCCGGCCAGAGGGAATAACGCTGGACGCCGTGCTGTCACCCGGCGTCGACATGGCCCAGATCGACGCGGCGATTCGCGCTATTCTCGACCCGCAGGACTCGCTGCGCTTGCGCCGGATGGCTGTCTTTCCAGAGGCCGGGACAGAGCGGACAAATGCGGCACTGGGTTTGGCGCAAGTCTTTGCTGCTGGCCACTGGCTGCCAAAGCTGGATTTCACGCCCTCGATCGCGGAATGCGCGCGGCAAAGCCTGTTGGCCGAACGCGCCGATCCGATCCACTTTCTGTCCGGCTCCGCGCGGTTGGACGCCAGATCGGTGCGCGGCGTCAATGCGCTGGCCGCTGTGGCACGCGTGTGTGTTCTGGACGGCGGGCTAGAGGTGCAGGTTGAGGGCCATACCGACTCCGACGGAGAGGTCGCAGCGAACCGGGCAATCAGCCGCCAACGGGCCGTTGTGGTGGCCGTTGAGATCGCCAAACGCGGGGTGCGCCCGGGCGCAATGAACGTGGTTGGCTTTGGGTCGGCGCGGCCCGTGGCCGACAATGACAGTGACGCAGGGCGGGCGCGCAACCGACATGTATCGTTGTTCTGGCGTGCGCCGGGGCAGGCGGTGCAGTAG
- a CDS encoding D-amino-acid transaminase — protein MTRTVYLNGDYLPEHEAKVSIFDRAFLMGDGVYEVTSVLDGKLIDFKGHATRLQRSLDELDMRAPVTMDALLEIHRELVARNEITEGLVYLQITRGAPDDRDFVFPDPDTTPATIVLFTQNKPGLANSPAAKKGIKVISIADERWGRRDIKTVQLLYPSMGKMMAKKAGVDDAWLVEDGFVTEGTSNNAYFIKGNRIVTRALSNDILHGITRAAVLRFAKEAQMEVEERNFTIEEAQGADEAFITSASTFVMPVVEIDGVALGAGTPGPRALRLREIYLDESRKAAI, from the coding sequence ATGACCCGCACCGTTTACCTCAACGGAGACTACCTGCCCGAGCACGAGGCCAAAGTCTCGATCTTTGACCGCGCCTTTCTGATGGGTGACGGCGTTTATGAGGTCACCTCCGTCCTTGACGGCAAGCTGATCGATTTCAAAGGCCATGCCACCCGGCTGCAACGCTCGCTGGACGAGCTGGACATGCGCGCGCCGGTGACAATGGACGCACTGCTGGAGATTCACCGCGAACTGGTCGCACGCAATGAGATCACCGAAGGGCTGGTCTATCTTCAGATCACGCGCGGCGCGCCCGACGACCGCGATTTCGTCTTTCCCGACCCGGACACGACCCCCGCGACCATCGTGCTGTTCACCCAGAATAAGCCCGGCCTTGCCAACAGCCCCGCCGCGAAAAAGGGCATCAAGGTCATCTCGATCGCGGATGAGCGTTGGGGCCGTCGCGACATCAAGACGGTGCAACTGCTGTACCCGTCGATGGGCAAGATGATGGCCAAGAAGGCCGGTGTCGACGACGCATGGCTGGTCGAGGACGGCTTTGTCACCGAAGGCACCAGCAACAACGCCTATTTCATCAAGGGCAACCGGATCGTCACCCGCGCCCTGTCCAACGACATCCTGCACGGCATCACCCGCGCCGCCGTGCTGCGCTTTGCCAAAGAGGCCCAGATGGAGGTCGAAGAGCGCAACTTTACCATCGAAGAGGCGCAAGGCGCGGATGAGGCATTCATCACCTCTGCCTCGACCTTTGTGATGCCGGTGGTTGAGATCGACGGCGTTGCGCTGGGCGCCGGCACGCCGGGGCCGCGCGCCCTGCGCCTGCGCGAAATCTATCTGGACGAAAGCCGCAAGGCCGCGATCTGA
- the dgcA gene encoding N-acetyl-D-Glu racemase DgcA — MTISVSRDVFKLAEAFTISRGSRTEAHVLTVRVTRDGVSGWGECVPYARYGETLDSVAAEIAGLPARISRADLQEALPAGAARNAVDCALWDLEAKAAGVRVWDLAGLPAPGPELTAYTLSLDTPDNMEAAARRHAARPLLKIKLGTPDDMPRLESVRRGAPQARIIVDANEGWSASVYADLAPHLVRLGVALVEQPLPAGEDAALIGMDRPVPVCADESCHDRASLPAMKGKYDIVNIKLDKTGGLTEALALRKAALAEGYGVMVGCMVGSSLAMAPAVLLAQGAAVTDLDGPLLLSEDRDTPLRYDAEGVHPPEVALWG, encoded by the coding sequence ATGACCATCAGCGTATCGCGAGACGTGTTCAAGCTGGCCGAGGCCTTTACCATCTCGCGCGGCAGCCGGACTGAGGCGCATGTGCTGACGGTGCGGGTGACGCGGGACGGGGTGAGTGGCTGGGGCGAATGTGTGCCTTATGCCCGCTATGGCGAGACGCTGGACAGTGTGGCGGCAGAGATTGCGGGGTTGCCTGCGCGGATCTCTCGTGCCGATCTGCAAGAGGCGCTGCCCGCCGGGGCGGCGCGCAACGCGGTCGATTGCGCCTTGTGGGATCTGGAGGCGAAGGCCGCAGGTGTTCGGGTCTGGGATCTGGCCGGGTTGCCTGCGCCGGGGCCGGAGTTGACCGCCTATACACTGTCGCTGGACACGCCCGACAATATGGAGGCGGCGGCGCGGCGCCACGCCGCCCGCCCCCTTTTGAAGATCAAGCTGGGCACGCCTGACGACATGCCCCGGCTGGAATCAGTGCGGCGCGGCGCGCCTCAGGCCCGCATCATCGTTGACGCCAATGAGGGGTGGAGCGCGTCTGTCTACGCCGATCTGGCCCCGCATCTGGTGCGGCTTGGGGTGGCATTGGTCGAACAGCCCTTGCCTGCGGGTGAGGACGCCGCGTTGATCGGGATGGACCGCCCGGTGCCGGTTTGCGCCGACGAAAGCTGTCATGACCGGGCGTCCCTGCCCGCGATGAAGGGCAAATACGATATCGTCAACATCAAGCTTGATAAGACCGGCGGGCTGACAGAGGCGCTGGCCCTGCGCAAGGCCGCACTGGCCGAGGGCTACGGTGTGATGGTCGGCTGCATGGTGGGCTCTAGCCTCGCGATGGCGCCCGCGGTCCTGCTGGCGCAGGGCGCTGCTGTGACCGATCTGGACGGCCCGCTGTTGCTGTCTGAGGACCGCGACACACCCCTGCGCTATGACGCGGAGGGCGTGCACCCGCCCGAGGTCGCGCTGTGGGGCTGA
- the dgcN gene encoding N-acetyltransferase DgcN, protein MIETPYLLFLGDAPDSLAAKVAQGIRDWRPENCVGQFRMDGCKADLGLPDMTLEEAKAAGAKTLVIGVANRGGKISKAWKKVLVSALEEGLDLASGLHNLLRAEADLAAVAEATGRALHDVRVPEVEYPIADGVKRTGKRVLAVGTDCSVGKMYTTLALDKAMRARGMKSTFRATGQTGILITGDGVPLDAVVADFMAGSIEYLTPDNDADHWDVIEGQGSLFHVSFSGVTLALIHGGQPDALILCHEPTRTHMRGLPGYALPSLEEVRDLSLALAKVANPDCQVVGVSINTQHMGEAEAVSYCAEVEARLGLPTVDPFRHGAERLAEALQNV, encoded by the coding sequence ATGATCGAAACACCCTATCTGTTGTTCCTGGGCGATGCGCCCGATTCGCTCGCGGCCAAGGTGGCCCAGGGCATCCGCGACTGGCGCCCGGAAAACTGCGTGGGGCAGTTCCGCATGGACGGATGCAAGGCGGATCTCGGCCTGCCTGACATGACATTGGAAGAGGCAAAGGCCGCTGGGGCCAAGACGCTGGTGATCGGCGTGGCCAACCGGGGCGGCAAGATCAGCAAAGCCTGGAAAAAGGTGCTGGTGTCGGCGCTGGAAGAGGGGCTGGATCTGGCCTCTGGCCTGCACAACCTGCTGCGCGCCGAGGCGGATCTGGCAGCTGTGGCCGAGGCAACGGGCCGCGCCCTGCACGACGTGCGTGTGCCGGAGGTCGAGTATCCGATCGCCGACGGTGTCAAGCGGACCGGCAAGCGCGTGCTGGCGGTGGGTACCGATTGTTCGGTCGGTAAGATGTATACGACGCTGGCGCTGGACAAGGCGATGCGCGCGCGCGGCATGAAAAGTACCTTTCGGGCGACGGGCCAGACCGGCATCCTGATCACCGGCGACGGCGTGCCGCTGGATGCCGTGGTGGCGGATTTCATGGCCGGGTCGATCGAATATCTGACACCAGACAATGATGCCGACCATTGGGACGTGATCGAAGGGCAGGGCAGCCTGTTCCACGTCAGTTTCTCCGGCGTGACCCTGGCGCTGATCCACGGCGGTCAACCCGACGCGCTGATCCTGTGCCATGAGCCGACGCGCACCCATATGCGCGGCTTGCCGGGCTATGCCCTGCCTTCGTTGGAAGAGGTGCGTGATCTGTCGCTGGCGCTGGCCAAGGTGGCGAACCCGGACTGTCAGGTTGTGGGCGTGTCGATCAACACCCAGCACATGGGCGAGGCCGAGGCGGTCAGCTATTGCGCCGAGGTCGAGGCGCGTCTGGGTCTGCCGACGGTCGATCCGTTCCGCCACGGCGCAGAGCGTCTGGCAGAGGCGCTGCAAAACGTCTGA